ACTGCCGGGGCGCAGCGCCGGGGCCGAGGCAGCCGCTGCGCCGGCCGACGCCGCCAGGGCCGCCTGGGCCTCGCGCTCACGCTGGCGCCGCTGCTGGCCTTGCAGCCGTTCGGCTGCGCGGGTGCGCCGGCGCGCGTCATCCAGCACCACCTGCTCGCGGTGCAGGCGGTCGAGCGCCTGGCGCCGCTCGGCGCGCGCGCCGTCGAGACAGGCGTTGACCTGGAAGCGGCCGGCGCAATCGCGCTGCGCCTGGTCAAAGCGCGCCTGCACCGCCTGGCGCTCACGCCCGATGCGGTCGCGCTCGGCGGCGTCGTCGGGCACCTGAACCTGCGCCGACGCTTGGGTCTGCGCTTGGATCTGGGCCTGGGCCGGGCCCGGCGGTGCCCACAGGCCTGCCACCAGGCCGGCCAGCACCAGGCCGGCGCCATGGCCAGCGGCCCGGCGCACTGGTTGCTGAACCGGTTGCTGAACCGGTTGCTGAACCAGTCGCTGCACCGGTTGCCCGGCGGTTGGCCGCGGTGAAGGCTGAGCGGACAGGCGGGGATCGCACATGGGCTCGGGCCTCAGGTCAGGCGGGTGTCGACCTCGCGCCGCTCGAGCGCCAGGTATTCGGCCGACTGCATCTCCTGCAGCCGCGAGATGGTGCGCGGAAACTCGTGCGACAGCGGCCCCTCGGTGTAGAGCTGCTCGGGCGGCACCGCGGCGCTGATGATCAGCTTGACGCGGCGGTCGTAGAGCACGTCCACCAGCAGCGTGAAGCGCCTGGCCTCGCTGGCCATGCGCGGCGGCATGGCCGGCACGTTGGACAGGATCACGGTGTGGAACTGCTGCGCGATCTCGAGGTAGTCGTTCTGCGAGCGCGGCCCGCCGCACAGCGTGCGGAAGTCGAACCACACCACGCCACCGGCGCGGCGCACCGCCTGCAGCTCGCGGTGCTCGATGAGCAGCAGCGCCGGTTCGTCGTGCGCTTCGGCCAGCTCGGTGAAGGCACGGGTCAGCGCGGCATCGGCCTCGGCGCCCAGCGGCTGGTGGTACAGGTCCACCTGCTCCAGCGTGCGCCGGCGGTAATCGGTGCCGTTGTCGACGTTGATCACCTCCAGCTGGGCCTTCAGCAGCTCGATGGCGGGCAGGATGCGGTCGCGGTGCAGGCCGTTGGGGTAGAGCCCGTCGGGGTGGAAGTTGCTGGTGGTGACGATGCTGACGCGGTTGATGAACAGCGCATCGAGCAGCCGGTGCAGGATCATCGCGTCGGTGACGTCGGCGACATGGAACTCGTCGAAGCAGATCAGCCTGAAGCGCCGCGCAATGCGCCGGCCCAGCTCATCCAGCGGGTTGACCGTCCCTTTGAGCTCCTGCAGCTCGCGGTGCACCTCGCGCATGAACTCGTGAAAATGCAGCCGCGTCTTGCGCTGCAGCGGCACGGCCTGGAAGAAGCAGTCCATCAGGAAGCTCTTGCCCCGCCCCACCCCGCCAAACATGTACACGCCGCGCGGGATGGGCGGCTTGACCAGCATCTTGGTCAGCGCGTTGCCGCGCCGCGACTTGTACGCGGCCCATTCGTCCTGGCAGCGCTGCAGCGCCGCCACCGCGCGCAGCTGCGCCGGATCGGCGCTGTAGCCGCGCTCGGCCAGGGTGTGGTGATAAAGCTCGGTGACGTTGGTCATGGACATGTGCCGCAGCGAGGCCAGATGCACGAAGGGGTGGCCTTGGCCACCCCCGGGGATTCTCGCGACGCGCCAGCCCGAGCCGGCGTCGCCGCGGCGTCACGCATCAGAAGTTCAGCGTGCGCTTGTCCACTGCCAGGGCGGCTTCCTTGGTGCTCTCGCTGAGCGACGGGTGGGCGTGGCAGATGCGCGCGATGTCTTCGGCGCTGGCCTTGAAGGCCATGGCCACGCAGGCCTCGGCGATCAGCTCGCTGGCATACGGCCCGACGATGTGCACGCCCAGGATCTCGTCGGTCTTGGCATCGGCAATGAACTTGACGAATCCGGTGGTGTCGCCCAGCGCCCGCGCACGGCCGTTGGCCAGAAACGGAAACTGGCCGGCCTTGTAGGCCACGCCATCGGCCTTGAGCTGGGCTTCGGTGCGGCCCACCCAGGCGATCTCGGGCGAGGTGTAGATCACCCACGGCACCAGGCCGAAGTCGACATGGCCATGCTGGCCGGCGATGCGCTCGGCCACCGCCACGCCCTCTTCCTCGGCCTTGTGCGCCAGCATCGGGCCGCGCACCACATCGCCCACCGCCCACACATTGGGCAGGTTGGTCTTGCAGTCGCCGTCCACCACGACGCAGCCGCGCTCGTCGAGCTTCAGGCCCACGGCCTCGGGGTTCAGACCGGTGGTGTGCGGCACGCGGCCGATCGAGACGATCAGCTTCTCGACCTCGAGCGACTGGGCCTCGCCCTTGGCGTCGGTGTAGGCGATGCTGACGCCCTTCTTGCCGCTCTTGATCTCGCCCACCTTCACGCCGAACTGGAACTTCAGGCCCTGCTTGGTGAAGCACTTCAGCGCCTCCTTGGCCACCGCCTCGTCGGCAGCGCCCAGGAAACCGGGCATGGCTTCGAGGATGGTCACCTCGGCGCCCAGGCGGCGCCACACCGAGCCCATCTCCAGGCCGATGACGCCCGAGCCGATCACGCCCAGGCTCTTGGGGGTGGCACCGATGCGCAGCGCGCCGTCGTTGCTGAGGATCTTGTCTTCGTCAAAGGGGACGCCGGGCAGCGCGCGGGCGCTGGAGCCGGTGGCGATGATGACGTGCTTGGCGGTCAGCGTCTCGTTGGCGGCGCCGGTGACGGTGATCTCGTAGCCGCCATCCACCGCCTTGGCAAAGCTGCCGCGGCCGTGGAAGAACGACACCTTGTTCTTCTTGAACAGGTACAGGATGCCGTCGTTGTTCTGCTTCACCACGGCGGCCTTGCGGGCCACCATCTTGGCCACGTCCATCTTCACTTCGCCCACGCTGATGCCGTGGTCGCCGAAGTGGTGCAGCGCGTGCTCGTAGTGCTCGCTGCTCTGCAGCAGGGCCTTGCTGGGAATGCAGCCGACGTTGGTGCAGGTGCCGCCGGGCGCGGGGCCGCCCTTGTCGTTTTGCGAATCGTCGATGCAGGCGACGTTGAAACCCAGCTGCGCGGCGCGGATCGCGCCGATGTAGCCACCAGGGCCGGCGCCGATCACGACGACATCGAATTGCTTGGACATGATGAGAGTTTGGTTGCGCTGCGGCGGATGGCGTGCGGCCTCAATCGGCCGGCACGAAGATCCACAGCAGCAGGTAGACGAGCAGACCGGCGCCGCCCCACAGGAACAGCACCGCGAAGATCAGGCGCCAGGCCCAGCTGTCCAGGCCCGTGACGCGGGCCAGGCCGCCGCACACGCCGCCCAGCCATTTGTCGCCGAGCGAGCGGCGCAAGGCGTTGACCGCGGCCACGCCAGGCGGCGTGGGCGGCACGCTGCCGCCATCGAGCAAGCGCTGTTTGGCCCGCTGGAACTCGTCATCCGACAGCACGCCACGGGCGCGCAGGTCGTCGAGCTTGGCAAGGTCATCGGCGATCGACATGGCGGTGCCTTGTGCGTTGCAGCCTGGTCAGAGGGCTGAAGGTCGCAGGAACCGTCGCGAGCCGCCCGAGGCCGTGCCGAGCAGCGCAGCCGTACACCCGTACGGCGAGCAGCGCAGGCGCGAGGCCGGGAGGCGCAGCAGGTCCATGCGTGCCTTCAGATGTCGAACAGCAGGCGCGACGGGTCTTCCAGCGCGTCCTTCATCGTCACCAGGCCCAGCACGGCTTCGCGGCCGTCGATGATGCGGTGGTCGTAGCTCATCGCCAGGTAGTTCATCGGGCGCACCACGATCTGGCCGTTCTCGACCACGGCGCGGTCCTTGGTGGCGTGCACACCCAGGATGGCGCTTTGCGGCGGGTTGATGATGGGCGTGGACAGCATCGAGCCGAAGGTGCCGCCATTGCTGATCGAGAAGGTGCCGCCGGTCAGCTCTTCGATGCCCAGCTTGCCGTCCTTGGCCTTCTGGCCGAACTCGGCGATCTTCTTCTCGATGTCGGCAAAGCTCATCTGGTCGGCATTGCGGATCACCGGCACCACCAGGCCGCGCGGCGAACCCACCGCAATGCCGATGTCGAAGTAGCCGTGGTAGACGATGTCGTTGCCATCGACCGAGGCGTTGAGCACCGGGTACTTCTTGAGGGCAGCCACCGCCGCCTTCACGAAGAAGCTCATGAAGCCCAGCTTGACGCCATGCTCCTTCTCGAACTTGTCCTGGAACTTCTTGCGCATCTCCATCACCGGGGCCATGTTGACCTCGTTGAAGGTGGTCAGGATGGCATTGGTGGACTGGCTCTGCACCAGGCGCTCGGCGATGCGCGCGCGCAGGCGCGACATCGGCACGCGCTGCTCGGGGCGCTCGCCCAGGTTCATGGCCACCGGT
This portion of the Aquabacterium sp. OR-4 genome encodes:
- the lpdA gene encoding dihydrolipoyl dehydrogenase produces the protein MSKQFDVVVIGAGPGGYIGAIRAAQLGFNVACIDDSQNDKGGPAPGGTCTNVGCIPSKALLQSSEHYEHALHHFGDHGISVGEVKMDVAKMVARKAAVVKQNNDGILYLFKKNKVSFFHGRGSFAKAVDGGYEITVTGAANETLTAKHVIIATGSSARALPGVPFDEDKILSNDGALRIGATPKSLGVIGSGVIGLEMGSVWRRLGAEVTILEAMPGFLGAADEAVAKEALKCFTKQGLKFQFGVKVGEIKSGKKGVSIAYTDAKGEAQSLEVEKLIVSIGRVPHTTGLNPEAVGLKLDERGCVVVDGDCKTNLPNVWAVGDVVRGPMLAHKAEEEGVAVAERIAGQHGHVDFGLVPWVIYTSPEIAWVGRTEAQLKADGVAYKAGQFPFLANGRARALGDTTGFVKFIADAKTDEILGVHIVGPYASELIAEACVAMAFKASAEDIARICHAHPSLSESTKEAALAVDKRTLNF
- the odhB gene encoding 2-oxoglutarate dehydrogenase complex dihydrolipoyllysine-residue succinyltransferase; this translates as MAIVEVKVPQLSESVAEATLLQWKKKPGEAVAIDEILIEIETDKVVLEVPAPSAGVLAELVVGDGGTVVSDQVIARIDSDAKAGAAAPAAAAAAPAPAAAAAPAAAAAATGGSKSDVAMPAAAKLMADNGLAAGSVAGTGKDGRVTKGDVLAAVATGAAAPKAAPAPAAAPLAAPAAKPALQQVAAPVAMNLGERPEQRVPMSRLRARIAERLVQSQSTNAILTTFNEVNMAPVMEMRKKFQDKFEKEHGVKLGFMSFFVKAAVAALKKYPVLNASVDGNDIVYHGYFDIGIAVGSPRGLVVPVIRNADQMSFADIEKKIAEFGQKAKDGKLGIEELTGGTFSISNGGTFGSMLSTPIINPPQSAILGVHATKDRAVVENGQIVVRPMNYLAMSYDHRIIDGREAVLGLVTMKDALEDPSRLLFDI
- the zapE gene encoding cell division protein ZapE, which translates into the protein MTNVTELYHHTLAERGYSADPAQLRAVAALQRCQDEWAAYKSRRGNALTKMLVKPPIPRGVYMFGGVGRGKSFLMDCFFQAVPLQRKTRLHFHEFMREVHRELQELKGTVNPLDELGRRIARRFRLICFDEFHVADVTDAMILHRLLDALFINRVSIVTTSNFHPDGLYPNGLHRDRILPAIELLKAQLEVINVDNGTDYRRRTLEQVDLYHQPLGAEADAALTRAFTELAEAHDEPALLLIEHRELQAVRRAGGVVWFDFRTLCGGPRSQNDYLEIAQQFHTVILSNVPAMPPRMASEARRFTLLVDVLYDRRVKLIISAAVPPEQLYTEGPLSHEFPRTISRLQEMQSAEYLALERREVDTRLT
- a CDS encoding PspC domain-containing protein, whose translation is MSIADDLAKLDDLRARGVLSDDEFQRAKQRLLDGGSVPPTPPGVAAVNALRRSLGDKWLGGVCGGLARVTGLDSWAWRLIFAVLFLWGGAGLLVYLLLWIFVPAD